Proteins found in one Rhodovulum sp. MB263 genomic segment:
- the hisN gene encoding histidinol-phosphatase: MNELGDALRFANDTADEAGRIALKHFRQALDVESKADDSPVTLADRAVEALMRERIMARFPAHGIFGEEEAPLRPDSEHLWVVDPIDGTKSYVTGNPLFGGLMALLKDGAPCLGQIDMPALGERWCGVAGQATTLNGRPCRTSGCTDPAEAFAYTTDPMLFAGPDAEVLEMLRRTVRMLRFGGDCYAYALLASGHCDLVLETGLQPYDYLPLVQVIRGAGGVITDWQGQPLGVGSSGEVLAAATPGLHGAMLERIERLRTGQAA, encoded by the coding sequence ATGAACGAGTTGGGCGATGCGCTGCGTTTCGCGAATGACACGGCAGACGAGGCGGGCCGCATCGCGCTGAAGCATTTCCGTCAGGCGCTGGATGTCGAGAGCAAGGCCGATGACAGCCCCGTCACCCTCGCGGACCGCGCCGTCGAGGCGCTGATGCGCGAGCGGATCATGGCGCGCTTCCCCGCCCATGGCATCTTCGGCGAGGAAGAGGCGCCGCTGCGCCCCGACAGCGAGCATCTTTGGGTGGTCGATCCGATCGACGGCACCAAGAGCTATGTCACCGGCAATCCGCTGTTCGGCGGGCTGATGGCGCTTCTGAAGGATGGCGCGCCCTGTCTGGGGCAGATCGACATGCCCGCGCTTGGCGAACGCTGGTGCGGGGTCGCGGGGCAGGCCACCACCCTGAACGGCCGGCCCTGCCGCACCAGCGGCTGTACCGATCCGGCCGAGGCCTTCGCCTACACGACCGACCCCATGCTGTTTGCGGGCCCCGATGCCGAGGTGCTGGAGATGCTGCGCCGGACGGTCCGGATGCTGCGCTTCGGCGGCGATTGCTATGCCTATGCGCTTCTGGCCTCGGGGCATTGCGATCTGGTGCTGGAAACCGGGCTGCAGCCCTATGACTACCTGCCGCTGGTGCAGGTCATCCGCGGCGCGGGCGGGGTCATCACCGACTGGCAGGGACAGCCGCTTGGCGTCGGCTCGAGCGGCGAGGTGCTGGCCGCGGCCACGCCCGGGCTGCACGGCGCGATGCTGGAGCGGATCGAAAGATTGCGGACAGGCCAGGCGGCCTGA
- a CDS encoding ABC transporter substrate-binding protein encodes MDRRNFLRYGAMAGAALGAARINPDFFFSSAFAQEARPLVFLSAENITGNWDPTAHTTLSQTNIEGFVMGYLTRAPMRPDDPEKVVYELATEITELDAHRLQIRLRDGVTFHDGKPFTSEDVKATFEYGAKLDRPKQVYPGGPDTFAVETPDDHTVIVDTSKGGYGASLFIFLASYLPILSAKDVAEGPKGVLSQRLNGTGPFRFVEQRGNDTVMEAYEGYFRGAPKVTGVTFSFVGDATTRMLSLMNGQADVIERLEPEQVETLEARDDIKISRLVSVENKYLWFRCSKPPFDDWRVRKAACHAIDRSMIMEIMGSAGEASSNFVSPIKFGYVDLENYPEYDPEECQRLLAEAGYPGGEGLPELEYITSTGFYPKTKEYGELIAALLQEQGFPVTLNVMEVAAWNERLYDRPGGGPGHMVDCGWSTGSPEPDLVLRTHFHSSSKRICGIVDPEIDAALDAERDAPSLEARKESLQTNLMPMLADKVPALSLFTSVLIHGMRANVDGLFIYPDGQSDASMTTLG; translated from the coding sequence ATGGATAGGCGGAATTTTCTCCGATACGGCGCGATGGCGGGGGCGGCGCTGGGGGCGGCGCGGATCAACCCCGATTTCTTCTTCAGCTCGGCCTTCGCGCAGGAGGCCCGCCCGCTGGTCTTCCTCTCGGCCGAGAACATCACCGGCAACTGGGACCCGACCGCTCACACGACGCTGTCCCAGACCAATATCGAGGGCTTCGTCATGGGCTATCTGACCCGGGCGCCGATGCGCCCCGACGATCCCGAAAAGGTGGTCTATGAACTCGCGACCGAGATCACCGAACTCGATGCCCACCGGTTGCAGATCAGGCTGCGGGACGGCGTCACCTTCCATGACGGCAAGCCCTTCACCTCCGAGGACGTCAAGGCGACCTTCGAATACGGCGCAAAGCTCGACCGGCCCAAGCAGGTCTATCCCGGCGGCCCCGACACCTTCGCCGTCGAGACCCCCGACGATCATACCGTGATCGTCGATACCTCGAAGGGCGGCTATGGCGCCTCGCTGTTCATCTTCCTCGCCTCCTATCTGCCGATCCTGTCCGCGAAGGACGTGGCCGAGGGTCCCAAGGGGGTGCTCAGCCAGCGGCTGAACGGCACCGGCCCCTTCCGCTTTGTCGAGCAGCGCGGCAACGACACCGTGATGGAAGCCTACGAGGGCTATTTCCGCGGCGCCCCCAAGGTGACGGGCGTCACCTTCTCTTTCGTGGGCGATGCGACGACGCGGATGCTGTCGCTGATGAACGGGCAGGCCGATGTCATCGAACGGCTCGAGCCCGAACAGGTCGAGACGCTGGAGGCGCGCGACGACATCAAGATCTCGCGGTTGGTCTCGGTCGAGAACAAGTACCTGTGGTTCCGCTGCTCGAAGCCGCCCTTCGATGACTGGCGCGTCCGCAAGGCCGCCTGCCATGCCATCGATCGCAGCATGATCATGGAGATCATGGGCTCGGCCGGCGAGGCCTCGTCGAATTTCGTCTCGCCGATCAAGTTCGGCTATGTCGATCTGGAGAATTACCCCGAATACGATCCCGAGGAATGCCAGCGCCTGCTGGCCGAGGCGGGCTATCCGGGCGGCGAGGGTCTGCCCGAGCTGGAATACATCACCTCGACCGGCTTCTATCCCAAGACCAAGGAATATGGCGAGCTGATCGCGGCGCTGCTGCAGGAACAGGGCTTCCCGGTCACGCTGAACGTGATGGAGGTCGCGGCCTGGAACGAGCGGCTTTACGACCGCCCCGGCGGTGGCCCGGGCCATATGGTCGATTGCGGCTGGTCGACGGGCTCGCCCGAGCCCGATCTGGTCCTGCGCACGCATTTCCATTCCAGCTCCAAGCGGATCTGCGGCATCGTCGATCCCGAGATCGACGCGGCGCTGGATGCCGAACGCGATGCGCCCTCGCTTGAGGCGCGCAAGGAAAGCCTGCAAACGAACCTGATGCCGATGCTGGCCGACAAGGTCCCGGCGCTGAGCCTGTTCACCTCGGTCCTGATCCACGGGATGCGGGCCAATGTGGACGGGCTCTTCATCTATCCCGACGGCCAGTCCGATGCGTCCATGACGACCCTCGGCTGA
- a CDS encoding ABC transporter permease, protein MFILRFLARRLGQGAIIIFLVSALIFTLLRVVPGDPVRLMVGGMAPDTLVEEIAAEMGLRDPIHVQFGRYMGKVLQGDLGESFVRPASGAAVGGASFDDSTRGERAKVLDLIAETAPMTLQLALLAMVFALMIGVPIGVWGGLYPGRLPDRLALYTSSLFVSLPNFWLGIVLALLLSVKLNLLPAIGYRGFSYTILPALVLAVEIAPFIIRTLTVSVAGVMGQSFIDIARVRGLSRNQIVFRHALKNSAVPLLNLLGVQFSMLLGGVLVIEFIFDYPGLGLLTINAVMQRDFPLIQGIAIVTAAVFVLINIAVDLLATAIDPRLDY, encoded by the coding sequence ATGTTCATCCTACGATTCCTCGCGCGACGGCTGGGGCAGGGCGCGATCATCATCTTCCTTGTCTCTGCCCTGATCTTCACGCTGTTGCGCGTCGTGCCGGGCGATCCGGTCCGGCTGATGGTGGGGGGCATGGCCCCCGACACCCTGGTCGAGGAGATCGCCGCCGAAATGGGGCTGCGCGATCCGATCCATGTCCAGTTCGGCCGCTACATGGGCAAGGTGCTGCAGGGCGATCTGGGCGAATCCTTCGTGCGGCCCGCCAGCGGTGCGGCCGTGGGAGGCGCGAGCTTCGACGATTCCACCCGGGGCGAGCGCGCCAAGGTACTGGACCTGATCGCCGAGACCGCGCCGATGACCCTGCAACTGGCGCTGCTGGCCATGGTCTTTGCGCTGATGATCGGGGTGCCGATCGGCGTCTGGGGCGGGCTTTATCCGGGACGGCTGCCCGACCGGCTTGCGCTTTATACCTCGTCCCTGTTCGTGAGCCTGCCGAATTTCTGGCTGGGGATCGTTCTGGCGCTCCTGTTGTCGGTAAAGCTGAACCTTCTGCCCGCCATCGGCTATCGGGGCTTTTCCTACACCATTCTGCCGGCGCTGGTGCTGGCGGTAGAGATCGCGCCCTTCATCATCCGCACCCTGACCGTCTCGGTCGCGGGCGTGATGGGCCAGAGCTTCATCGACATCGCCCGGGTGCGCGGCCTCTCGCGCAACCAGATCGTCTTTCGCCATGCGCTGAAGAATTCGGCAGTGCCGCTTCTGAACCTCTTGGGCGTGCAGTTCTCGATGCTTCTGGGCGGGGTTCTCGTGATCGAGTTCATCTTCGACTATCCGGGGCTCGGGCTTCTGACCATCAATGCCGTGATGCAGCGCGATTTCCCGCTGATCCAGGGCATCGCCATCGTCACCGCCGCCGTCTTCGTCCTGATCAACATCGCCGTGGACCTTCTGGCCACCGCCATCGATCCGAGGCTCGATTACTGA
- a CDS encoding ABC transporter permease, translating into MTSTDMPLATAGPEAGRRISTRIWQTAFASVEFRIGLAVFVLLLLAALLYPELSGIDPTKMNIRAKLTPPLFMGEGWNWAHPLGTDQLGRDMLSRALVGLRYSLLIGVSTTVLMLLAGAMIGLFAGYFSGRTDTVLMRLTDAQLSVPMIILAITILGVSRPTIPSIILVLGLAGWPVYARVMRSTVMAERKKEYVRGALVLGATDLRIMFTLLLPLVLPPMAFVAVLDIARMMIFESVLGFLGLGVQPPTPTFGNVIADGRKYLMNAWWIATMPGVFLVLTLTSINLMGAALERARNAIYGGA; encoded by the coding sequence ATGACCAGCACCGACATGCCCCTTGCCACGGCCGGCCCCGAGGCCGGGCGCCGGATCTCGACCCGGATCTGGCAGACCGCCTTCGCCTCGGTCGAGTTCCGGATCGGTCTGGCCGTCTTCGTTCTGCTGCTGCTGGCGGCGCTTTTGTACCCCGAGCTCAGCGGCATCGACCCGACCAAGATGAACATCCGCGCCAAGCTGACCCCGCCTTTGTTCATGGGCGAGGGCTGGAACTGGGCGCATCCGCTGGGCACCGACCAGCTCGGCCGCGACATGCTTTCGCGGGCTCTCGTGGGGCTCCGCTATTCGCTTCTGATCGGGGTCTCGACCACGGTCCTGATGCTGCTGGCGGGCGCGATGATCGGGCTTTTCGCGGGCTATTTCAGCGGGCGCACCGATACCGTGCTGATGCGGCTGACCGATGCCCAGCTCTCGGTCCCGATGATCATCCTCGCGATCACCATCCTCGGCGTCTCGCGGCCCACCATCCCCTCGATCATCCTGGTGCTGGGGCTGGCGGGCTGGCCGGTCTATGCGCGGGTGATGCGCTCGACCGTGATGGCCGAGCGCAAGAAGGAATATGTGCGCGGCGCGCTGGTGTTGGGGGCGACCGATCTGCGGATCATGTTCACCCTGCTTCTGCCGCTGGTGCTGCCGCCGATGGCCTTCGTCGCGGTGCTCGATATCGCGCGGATGATGATCTTCGAAAGCGTGCTGGGGTTCCTCGGGCTCGGGGTCCAGCCGCCCACCCCCACCTTCGGCAATGTCATCGCCGACGGGCGCAAGTACCTGATGAACGCCTGGTGGATCGCCACCATGCCCGGCGTCTTCCTGGTGCTGACCCTGACCAGCATCAACCTGATGGGCGCCGCGCTCGAACGCGCCCGGAACGCGATCTATGGAGGGGCGTGA
- a CDS encoding ABC transporter ATP-binding protein, with the protein MALDTTGATETLLCVRGLSVAAGEKPILTDISFDLAPRSILSVIGESGSGKTVLARALASWLSAPLRVTGGEIRFRGRDLVADPAHARSLAGREIAYVGGNPAGALDPTMTVGAQLVEKLRAVRPDMSADAARDKAIRLLEAVHIPSAGRRFHEYPFQYSGGMMQRAMIVDALISDPALLIADNITQPLDVTVAAQILKLMRELNHDFSTAILFICSSLPVACDASDEVMVLHEGRVVERQTPAALVARPGHAYTKDLIAELPTLWQGGETGAGRGIDRNRRAIMSVRGLAKAYEVRARGQAGVSRVQAVRNVEFDVFPGDNFGVVGESGCGKSSLMRLLTGLERPDAGSVFFEGENVAAASPKRLRALRRKFQLVLQDPYGCLPPQSAIGAILEEPLKIHRIGNAAERRDRARAVMAEVGLSDSLYRALPTGLSAGQRQRLNVARAMILEPRLLIMDETLSALDQTEQGKLLDLFDKLQAQHGFTYIFISHDLTMVRQVCSRIAVMYLGETVEVAPNERLFFDPGHPYSRALLSAAPTLEERRYRPEDCLLEGEPPSPIDLPPGCAFASRCPQAFDRCRAENPALRARGDHALAACFLNPDPDIALHETATETTHA; encoded by the coding sequence ATGGCCTTGGACACGACCGGAGCTACCGAAACCCTTCTCTGCGTGCGCGGCCTGAGCGTCGCGGCGGGCGAGAAACCGATCCTGACCGATATCTCCTTCGATCTGGCGCCGCGCTCGATCCTGTCGGTGATCGGGGAAAGCGGCTCGGGCAAGACCGTACTGGCCCGCGCGCTGGCCAGCTGGCTGTCGGCGCCGTTGAGGGTGACAGGCGGCGAGATCCGGTTTCGCGGCCGCGATCTGGTGGCCGATCCGGCCCATGCCCGCAGCCTTGCCGGTCGCGAGATCGCCTATGTCGGCGGCAACCCGGCGGGCGCGCTCGATCCGACCATGACGGTGGGCGCACAGCTGGTGGAAAAGCTTCGCGCGGTCCGGCCCGACATGTCCGCCGATGCGGCGCGGGACAAGGCGATCCGGCTTCTAGAGGCCGTGCATATCCCCTCGGCCGGGCGGCGGTTTCATGAATATCCGTTCCAGTATTCGGGCGGCATGATGCAGCGGGCGATGATTGTCGATGCGCTGATCTCGGACCCCGCGCTTCTGATCGCCGACAACATCACCCAGCCGCTCGATGTGACCGTGGCCGCGCAGATCCTCAAGCTGATGCGCGAGCTGAACCATGACTTCTCGACCGCGATCCTGTTCATCTGCTCGTCGCTGCCGGTGGCCTGCGATGCCTCAGACGAGGTGATGGTGCTGCATGAGGGGCGGGTGGTCGAGCGCCAGACCCCGGCCGCGCTGGTGGCGCGCCCCGGACATGCCTACACCAAGGATCTGATCGCCGAGCTGCCGACGCTCTGGCAGGGGGGCGAGACCGGCGCGGGGCGCGGGATCGATCGGAACCGGCGCGCGATCATGTCGGTCCGGGGGCTGGCCAAGGCCTATGAGGTCCGCGCGCGGGGCCAGGCCGGCGTGTCGCGGGTGCAGGCCGTGCGCAATGTTGAATTCGACGTCTTCCCGGGCGACAATTTCGGCGTCGTGGGGGAATCCGGCTGCGGGAAATCCTCGCTGATGCGGCTACTAACCGGGCTGGAACGGCCCGATGCGGGCTCTGTCTTCTTCGAGGGCGAGAATGTCGCCGCCGCCAGCCCCAAACGCCTGCGCGCGCTGCGCCGCAAGTTCCAGCTGGTGCTGCAGGACCCTTACGGCTGCCTGCCGCCGCAATCCGCGATCGGCGCGATCCTCGAAGAGCCCTTGAAGATCCACCGGATCGGCAACGCCGCCGAGCGGCGCGACCGGGCGCGGGCGGTGATGGCCGAGGTCGGGCTTTCGGACAGTCTGTACCGCGCACTGCCGACCGGGCTGTCGGCGGGCCAGCGCCAGCGGCTGAACGTCGCCCGCGCGATGATCCTGGAACCCCGGCTGCTGATCATGGACGAGACGCTGTCGGCGCTCGACCAGACCGAACAGGGCAAGCTGCTGGATCTGTTCGACAAGCTGCAGGCCCAGCATGGCTTCACCTATATCTTCATTTCGCATGACCTGACGATGGTGCGGCAGGTCTGCTCGCGGATCGCGGTGATGTATCTCGGCGAAACCGTCGAGGTCGCGCCCAATGAGCGGCTCTTCTTCGACCCGGGCCATCCCTACAGCCGCGCGTTGCTGTCGGCCGCGCCGACGCTGGAGGAGCGCCGCTACCGCCCCGAGGACTGCCTGCTGGAGGGCGAACCCCCAAGCCCCATCGACCTGCCCCCGGGCTGCGCCTTTGCCAGCCGCTGCCCGCAGGCCTTCGACCGCTGCCGGGCCGAGAACCCGGCGCTCCGCGCCCGCGGCGATCACGCGCTGGCCGCCTGTTTCCTCAACCCCGACCCCGACATCGCGCTGCATGAAACCGCCACGGAGACGACCCATGCCTGA
- a CDS encoding Zn-dependent hydrolase, producing MPETPSLARIDADLLNQLMEKVSEFGSTGDGGVDRPVLTDAHKAARDWFRAELTARGYTVLVDAIGNLFGRIDFAGHDAPLVMIGSHLDSQPKGGRFDGAYGVMAALAAVESFRKDSAAPRCNYVIADWMNEEGARFQPSLLGSSVFAGLLDLDWALARRDRDGKSVGEELVRTGYKGTDAAPRPDLYLEIHIEGDARMETAGARIAPFLRHWGALKVRIEVTGEQNHTGPTPMEDRKDAVLGAAHIIAEVRRLADVAEDTLFTSVARVDISPNSPNIVPGKAILFCELRAPEQAMLDWSEASLRAALPELAARARTTAEIMSVDRRPAGKFDPRLAMLTERVADDFGLPRMQLDTIGGHDAVAVNAILPSLVFAVPSVGGVIHRNDEYTSPEDLAAGGDVLTDMVRRIDRAGGDLDLALGANA from the coding sequence ATGCCTGAGACCCCGAGCCTTGCCCGCATCGACGCGGATCTTCTGAACCAGCTGATGGAAAAGGTGTCGGAATTCGGATCGACCGGCGATGGCGGGGTCGACCGCCCGGTGCTGACCGATGCCCACAAGGCCGCCCGCGACTGGTTCCGGGCCGAACTGACCGCGCGCGGCTATACGGTGCTGGTCGATGCCATCGGCAACCTCTTCGGCCGGATCGACTTTGCGGGGCACGACGCGCCCCTGGTGATGATCGGCTCGCATCTCGACAGTCAGCCCAAAGGCGGGCGGTTCGACGGCGCCTATGGGGTGATGGCGGCGCTGGCCGCGGTCGAGAGCTTTCGCAAGGACAGCGCGGCGCCGCGCTGCAACTACGTCATCGCCGACTGGATGAACGAGGAGGGCGCGCGGTTCCAGCCCAGCCTTCTGGGCTCGTCGGTCTTCGCGGGGCTTTTAGATCTCGACTGGGCGCTGGCGCGGCGCGACCGCGACGGCAAGAGCGTGGGCGAGGAACTGGTCCGCACCGGATACAAGGGCACCGACGCGGCGCCGCGCCCCGATCTGTATCTCGAGATCCATATCGAGGGCGACGCCAGGATGGAGACGGCGGGCGCCCGCATCGCGCCCTTCCTGCGCCATTGGGGCGCGCTGAAGGTCAGGATCGAGGTCACGGGCGAGCAGAACCATACCGGCCCGACACCGATGGAGGACCGCAAGGATGCGGTTCTGGGCGCGGCCCATATCATCGCCGAGGTGCGGCGGCTGGCGGATGTGGCAGAGGACACGCTGTTCACCTCGGTCGCGCGGGTCGATATCTCGCCCAATTCGCCCAATATCGTGCCCGGCAAGGCCATCCTGTTCTGCGAATTGCGCGCGCCGGAACAGGCGATGCTGGACTGGTCCGAGGCCAGCCTGCGCGCGGCCCTGCCGGAACTGGCGGCACGCGCGCGGACCACGGCCGAGATCATGTCCGTCGACCGCCGACCGGCGGGCAAGTTCGACCCCCGGCTGGCGATGCTGACCGAGCGGGTGGCAGACGATTTCGGGCTGCCGAGGATGCAGCTCGACACCATCGGCGGGCATGACGCGGTGGCGGTGAACGCGATCCTCCCGAGCCTCGTCTTCGCGGTGCCCTCGGTCGGCGGCGTGATCCACCGCAATGACGAATACACGAGCCCCGAGGATCTGGCCGCGGGCGGCGACGTGCTGACCGACATGGTCCGCCGGATCGACCGCGCGGGCGGCGATCTGGATCTTGCCCTCGGGGCGAATGCATGA
- a CDS encoding phosphotransferase family protein, with protein MSGALVTNEMMAAACAAAGLACDGAGPGPAPLASPSYLALESASILTGEVFLKVMHPEMREGFDLDAAMTLAHQAGAAGVGPRVLWADAAQGAIAMEALTEAGGWRRAMQKDLQEPAVLAAAMAALKALHRTPALATRFDPFAQIDALIAGHGRIGALLPDDIDWLRRLIGAAEPVLRTGATLAPCRNDGAASNLMLGPVGTVRLVDYDRAGMNDPLYDLGVLLAEATDFERDMQAGFAAYAGGVDEAGFARARLWSFVDDMLHALWSRLKAQTSVRGGVEWLKYGEWRLMRLRMALNHPQFEQKIRLAGGAA; from the coding sequence ATGAGCGGGGCGCTTGTTACAAACGAGATGATGGCCGCCGCCTGTGCCGCTGCCGGGCTGGCCTGCGACGGGGCCGGCCCCGGGCCTGCGCCGCTGGCCTCGCCCAGCTATCTGGCGCTGGAAAGCGCCTCGATCCTGACGGGCGAGGTCTTCCTCAAGGTCATGCATCCCGAGATGCGGGAGGGCTTCGATCTGGACGCCGCGATGACGCTGGCGCACCAGGCAGGCGCGGCGGGGGTCGGGCCCAGGGTGCTGTGGGCGGATGCCGCGCAGGGCGCCATCGCCATGGAGGCCCTGACCGAGGCCGGGGGCTGGCGCCGCGCGATGCAGAAGGATTTGCAGGAGCCTGCGGTTCTGGCCGCCGCGATGGCCGCGCTGAAGGCCTTGCATAGGACGCCCGCGCTCGCCACCCGCTTCGATCCCTTCGCGCAGATCGACGCGCTGATTGCCGGGCATGGCCGGATCGGCGCGCTGCTGCCGGACGATATCGACTGGCTGCGCCGGTTGATCGGTGCCGCCGAGCCGGTGCTGCGGACGGGCGCGACGCTGGCCCCCTGCCGCAATGACGGCGCGGCCTCGAATCTGATGCTGGGGCCCGTGGGCACCGTGCGGCTGGTCGATTACGACCGCGCGGGGATGAACGACCCGCTTTACGATCTGGGGGTCCTGCTGGCCGAGGCCACCGATTTCGAGCGCGACATGCAGGCGGGCTTTGCCGCCTATGCGGGGGGCGTCGACGAGGCGGGCTTCGCCCGTGCCCGGCTCTGGTCCTTCGTCGATGACATGCTGCATGCACTCTGGTCGCGGCTGAAGGCGCAGACCTCGGTCCGGGGCGGGGTCGAATGGCTGAAATACGGCGAATGGCGGCTGATGCGGCTGCGGATGGCGCTGAACCATCCGCAATTCGAGCAGAAGATCCGGCTGGCAGGAGGGGCGGCATGA
- a CDS encoding choline/ethanolamine kinase family protein, with protein MSMKTLGQAAHPMEEAIEAVIAKAPLFRGGAGMVYGPVSGGISNENWRVTATDGSGDWFVKIPGNGTEMFIDRNAAFEASQKAAAAGLGPRVYGDLAAEGVEINDFMADRRPATHSDFADPARRGAAMAAYRKLHALPLLATTKTVFDMIDEHAAQAADLGAPRFPDHDWIMLNEAMARAALMASGLDLVPCFNDPMPGNFMMGQDGSIMLIDYEYASMNDRCYDFGLFFGEMFFTPEQELELIEAYFGEVRPEILSRVIVHKALADVKWALWSMVQLRVSRLAFDFHKYGMWKLMRFRQITGHQDWPKHLRTV; from the coding sequence ATGAGCATGAAGACACTGGGCCAGGCCGCGCATCCGATGGAAGAGGCGATCGAGGCGGTGATCGCGAAGGCGCCCCTGTTCCGCGGCGGCGCGGGCATGGTCTATGGCCCGGTCTCGGGCGGGATCAGCAACGAGAACTGGCGCGTGACCGCGACCGATGGCAGCGGCGACTGGTTCGTCAAGATCCCCGGCAACGGCACCGAGATGTTCATCGACCGCAACGCGGCCTTCGAGGCCTCGCAGAAGGCGGCAGCGGCGGGGCTCGGCCCCCGGGTCTATGGCGATCTGGCGGCCGAGGGCGTCGAGATCAACGATTTCATGGCCGACCGCCGCCCCGCCACCCACAGCGATTTCGCCGATCCTGCAAGGCGCGGCGCGGCCATGGCCGCTTATCGCAAGCTGCACGCGCTGCCGTTGCTGGCCACGACCAAGACCGTCTTCGACATGATCGACGAACATGCCGCCCAGGCCGCCGATCTGGGCGCGCCACGCTTTCCCGACCATGACTGGATCATGCTGAACGAGGCCATGGCGCGCGCGGCGCTGATGGCCTCGGGGCTCGATCTGGTGCCCTGTTTCAACGATCCGATGCCGGGGAATTTCATGATGGGCCAGGACGGCTCGATCATGCTGATCGACTATGAATATGCCTCGATGAACGATCGCTGCTATGATTTCGGTCTGTTCTTCGGCGAGATGTTCTTCACCCCCGAACAGGAGCTGGAGCTGATCGAGGCCTATTTCGGCGAGGTCCGCCCCGAGATCCTGTCGCGGGTCATCGTCCACAAGGCGCTGGCCGATGTGAAATGGGCACTGTGGTCGATGGTGCAGCTCAGGGTGTCGCGGCTGGCCTTCGATTTTCACAAATACGGGATGTGGAAGCTGATGCGGTTTCGCCAGATCACCGGCCATCAGGACTGGCCGAAGCATCTGCGGACGGTCTGA
- a CDS encoding ethanolamine ammonia-lyase subunit EutB has translation MPRYSATAGGEQFTFGSLARLLAAATHERSGDQLAGIAAASATERVAARRVLADLPLAEFLTEAVVPYEEDEVTRLILDSHDPAAFAPFAAMTLGDFRDWLLSPAAHAASLAAAAAGLTPEMVAAVSKIMRNQDLIRVARKVEVVTAFRNTIGRTGTLSTRLQPNHPADDARGIAVSTLDGLLFGAGDAVIGINPASDNLANCAGLLAALDEMVAGLAIPTQTCVLTHVTNAIRLIEEGAPVDLVFQSVAGTEAANEGFGVTLAMLSEALEAGRSLGRGTVGDNLMYFETGQGAALSADAHHGVDQQTLEARAYGVARAYKPLLVNTVVGFIGPEYLYDGKQIIRAGLEDHFCGKLLGLPMGVDVCYTNHVEADQDDMDVLMTLLTRAGVTFLITVPGADDVMLGYQSLAFEDIGYLREVTGLRPAPEFEAWLAKTGLAQGAAGPAALPDAAALGKRMGIPT, from the coding sequence ATGCCTCGATACAGTGCCACCGCGGGTGGCGAGCAGTTCACCTTCGGGTCCCTGGCGAGGCTGCTGGCCGCGGCCACGCACGAGCGCTCGGGCGATCAGCTGGCCGGGATCGCGGCCGCCAGCGCCACCGAGCGGGTCGCGGCGCGCCGGGTTCTGGCCGATCTGCCGCTGGCCGAGTTCCTCACCGAGGCGGTCGTGCCCTATGAGGAGGACGAGGTCACGCGGCTGATCCTGGACAGTCACGACCCTGCGGCCTTCGCCCCCTTCGCGGCGATGACGCTGGGCGATTTCCGCGACTGGCTTCTGTCGCCCGCGGCCCATGCGGCAAGCCTTGCCGCCGCAGCAGCGGGGCTGACGCCCGAGATGGTCGCGGCGGTGTCGAAGATCATGCGCAATCAGGACCTGATCCGGGTGGCGCGCAAGGTCGAGGTGGTGACCGCCTTTCGCAACACCATCGGCAGGACCGGGACGCTGTCGACCCGGTTGCAGCCCAACCACCCGGCCGATGACGCGCGCGGCATCGCGGTCTCGACGCTCGACGGGCTGCTCTTCGGGGCGGGCGATGCGGTGATCGGGATCAACCCGGCCTCGGACAACCTCGCGAATTGCGCGGGCCTTCTGGCGGCGCTGGACGAGATGGTCGCCGGTCTCGCCATCCCGACCCAGACCTGCGTGCTGACCCACGTTACCAACGCGATCCGGCTGATCGAGGAGGGCGCGCCGGTCGATCTGGTGTTCCAGTCGGTCGCCGGGACCGAGGCCGCCAATGAGGGGTTCGGCGTCACCCTCGCGATGCTGTCCGAGGCGCTGGAGGCCGGGCGCAGTCTCGGCCGGGGCACGGTCGGCGACAACCTGATGTATTTCGAGACCGGGCAGGGCGCGGCGCTTTCGGCAGATGCCCATCACGGCGTCGATCAGCAGACGCTGGAGGCCCGCGCCTATGGTGTCGCCCGCGCCTACAAGCCGCTGCTGGTCAACACCGTCGTGGGCTTCATCGGGCCGGAATATCTTTATGACGGCAAGCAGATCATCCGCGCCGGGCTCGAGGACCATTTCTGCGGCAAGCTCCTGGGCCTGCCGATGGGGGTCGATGTCTGCTACACGAACCATGTCGAGGCCGATCAGGACGACATGGACGTGCTGATGACGCTCTTGACCCGGGCGGGGGTGACCTTCCTGATCACCGTGCCCGGCGCCGATGACGTGATGCTGGGCTATCAGAGCCTCGCCTTCGAGGATATCGGCTATCTGCGCGAGGTGACCGGGCTGCGGCCCGCGCCGGAATTCGAGGCCTGGCTGGCGAAGACGGGGCTGGCGCAGGGCGCGGCGGGCCCGGCCGCGCTGCCGGATGCGGCGGCGCTGGGCAAGCGGATGGGGATTCCGACATGA